Proteins from one Acidiphilium multivorum AIU301 genomic window:
- a CDS encoding sulfite exporter TauE/SafE family protein: protein MIETVLALLSGGTVGFTLGLIGGGGSILATPLMLYVIGLAPHVAIGTSALAVSANAFANFGGHARKGNVRWRSAAIFAVLGIVGAAAGSTLGKAFDGKKLLFLFAILMITVGLLMLRPRRVADGTAGQAERLNAATLLAVAAAALTVGALSGFFGIGGGFLIVPGLLFSTGMPMIFAIGSSLLSVGSFGLTTAVNYAASGLVNWPVAVEFIAGGVIGGLIGTRLAIHLAGRRAALNRIFAGLVFVVAVYMLYKNAASFGLA from the coding sequence ATGATCGAGACGGTTCTCGCCCTTTTGTCTGGTGGTACGGTCGGTTTCACCCTCGGGCTGATCGGCGGGGGCGGGTCGATCCTGGCGACGCCGCTTATGCTTTACGTCATCGGCCTCGCCCCCCATGTCGCGATCGGGACCAGCGCGCTCGCAGTATCGGCCAATGCGTTCGCGAATTTCGGCGGTCATGCGCGCAAGGGGAATGTGCGGTGGCGGAGCGCGGCCATCTTCGCCGTTCTCGGCATCGTCGGGGCCGCGGCGGGTTCCACGCTTGGCAAGGCGTTTGACGGCAAGAAGCTGCTGTTTCTCTTTGCAATCCTGATGATCACGGTGGGGTTGCTGATGCTGCGGCCGCGCCGCGTGGCGGATGGCACGGCGGGCCAGGCCGAGCGGCTGAACGCGGCAACGCTGCTGGCTGTCGCCGCCGCGGCGCTCACGGTTGGCGCGTTGTCGGGCTTTTTCGGCATCGGCGGTGGGTTCCTGATCGTGCCCGGCCTGCTGTTCTCGACCGGGATGCCGATGATTTTCGCGATCGGTTCGTCGTTGCTGTCGGTTGGCAGCTTCGGGTTGACCACCGCGGTGAACTACGCGGCTTCCGGCCTTGTGAATTGGCCGGTTGCGGTGGAGTTCATCGCGGGCGGCGTGATTGGCGGGCTGATCGGCACGCGGCTGGCGATCCATCTGGCCGGGCGGCGCGCCGCGCTGAACCGGATTTTTGCGGGGCTCGTCTTCGTCGTCGCGGTCTACATGCTCTACAAGAACGCGGCGTCGTTCGGCCTCGCCTGA
- a CDS encoding TSUP family transporter has product MTFFLAGIIKGVLGLGMPVITMGVPGVILSPAEAASLLLVPSFATDLWQFLDHRDAGKAMARFWPMMAGVLVVASVGSDLLAGHDARPEAAALGASLAWHSTLPAARWPCWRSPSHLRWRAWR; this is encoded by the coding sequence GTGACATTCTTCCTGGCTGGCATCATCAAGGGTGTGCTCGGCCTCGGCATGCCGGTGATCACGATGGGCGTGCCGGGCGTCATCCTGAGCCCGGCGGAAGCGGCCTCGCTGCTGCTCGTGCCTTCCTTCGCGACAGATCTCTGGCAGTTCCTCGACCATCGTGACGCCGGGAAGGCAATGGCACGATTCTGGCCGATGATGGCCGGTGTTCTCGTTGTCGCATCGGTTGGCAGCGATCTGCTCGCCGGACATGACGCCCGCCCCGAAGCCGCGGCTCTCGGCGCGAGTCTGGCCTGGCACAGCACGCTACCGGCGGCTCGCTGGCCATGTTGGCGCTCGCCCTCGCACCTGCGCTGGCGGGCTTGGCGCTAG
- a CDS encoding DUF302 domain-containing protein: MSYHLSKMVGLGFDAAVDATIAALQAEGFGVLTDIDVADTMQKKLGVAFRPYRILGACNPRMAHEALKLEDKVGTMLPCNVIVQQHDDGSVEVSAIDPVTSMQGIDNPELARLAGTVRDMLRSVVNRIA; encoded by the coding sequence ATGAGCTACCACCTGTCGAAAATGGTCGGCCTGGGCTTCGATGCCGCGGTCGACGCCACCATCGCCGCCCTCCAGGCGGAAGGGTTCGGCGTGTTGACAGACATCGACGTGGCAGACACCATGCAGAAGAAACTCGGCGTCGCGTTCCGCCCCTACCGCATCCTCGGCGCCTGCAATCCCCGCATGGCGCACGAGGCGCTGAAGCTGGAAGACAAGGTCGGCACCATGCTGCCCTGCAATGTCATCGTCCAGCAGCACGATGACGGCTCGGTGGAAGTTTCGGCGATCGATCCGGTGACTTCGATGCAGGGGATCGACAACCCCGAACTCGCCCGCCTTGCCGGCACGGTGCGCGATATGCTGCGCAGCGTGGTGAACCGCATCGCCTGA
- a CDS encoding tetratricopeptide repeat protein, with protein MNPALADCGPDLIGFYRDLLAADPGQRGIAAPCAAALLDAGEPEAALAVAEAAADADDPGVLLARARALRMLGRFEPATEAFATAIAHGATGAPVLVALGNCLAELGRLEEAAAWFDRAAPGDPSGRALANLGSTRARLGQTIEAIAAARAALCRDPGLIDAHRTLAVLLAASEPDAAALHRETAFRHNPVFLHPGPPDAPRVLVLTCVAEASLPTEHLLPHGRYALAEWFIDHANDTEPDLPPHDLIFNAIGEADLMPPLGEAVHRALAAGRPVLNRPEAVARTGRTALAALLNGIERTVVPPVLRIAAGEVAVSTGLPALIRPVGTHGGKGLRCVRTAGELEDAAGEQGEKYLSRFIDYRSADGYYRKYRMIFVDRVAYPYHLAIGPHWMVHYWTAGMDLDPVRRAEEARFLDDPVAAIGDAALEAIGAIGRRLDLDYAGIDFSILPDGRVLVFEANAAMLVHPEHEPVFAYRNPAVHRILDAFADMLMQRMQATSG; from the coding sequence ATGAACCCTGCCCTAGCAGATTGTGGGCCTGATCTCATCGGCTTCTATCGCGACCTGCTGGCTGCTGATCCCGGCCAGCGAGGCATTGCCGCCCCGTGCGCGGCGGCGTTGCTCGATGCGGGTGAACCCGAGGCGGCGCTTGCTGTCGCCGAGGCGGCGGCCGATGCGGACGATCCGGGCGTGCTGCTGGCCCGCGCGCGGGCGTTGCGCATGCTCGGGCGGTTCGAGCCGGCGACGGAGGCTTTCGCAACAGCGATCGCTCATGGCGCGACGGGAGCGCCAGTACTCGTCGCGCTGGGCAACTGCCTCGCCGAGCTGGGGCGCCTCGAAGAGGCGGCGGCCTGGTTCGACCGTGCCGCGCCAGGCGACCCGAGCGGCCGGGCGCTGGCCAATCTCGGCTCCACACGCGCGCGGCTTGGCCAGACGATCGAGGCGATCGCCGCCGCGAGGGCCGCGCTGTGCCGGGATCCCGGCCTGATCGATGCCCACCGGACGCTCGCCGTGCTGCTGGCGGCCAGCGAGCCGGACGCCGCTGCCCTGCACCGCGAAACCGCGTTCCGTCACAATCCCGTCTTTCTCCATCCGGGGCCACCAGATGCGCCGAGGGTGCTGGTGCTTACCTGCGTCGCCGAGGCGAGCCTGCCGACGGAACACCTCCTGCCACACGGGCGCTACGCGCTGGCCGAGTGGTTCATCGATCACGCCAACGACACGGAACCGGATCTGCCGCCGCACGATCTGATCTTCAATGCGATCGGCGAAGCGGATCTGATGCCGCCACTGGGTGAGGCGGTGCATCGGGCGCTCGCTGCCGGGCGACCTGTCCTGAACCGGCCAGAAGCCGTGGCACGCACCGGGCGGACGGCGCTGGCTGCCCTGCTGAACGGGATCGAGAGGACCGTGGTGCCGCCGGTGTTGCGAATTGCGGCTGGCGAGGTTGCCGTGAGCACCGGTCTGCCGGCGCTGATCCGGCCCGTGGGCACCCATGGCGGTAAGGGCCTGCGCTGCGTGCGGACGGCAGGCGAACTCGAAGACGCGGCGGGCGAGCAGGGCGAAAAGTATCTGAGCCGATTCATCGATTATCGCAGCGCTGACGGGTATTATCGCAAATACCGCATGATCTTCGTGGATCGGGTCGCCTATCCCTATCATCTCGCCATCGGGCCGCACTGGATGGTGCATTACTGGACCGCCGGGATGGACCTCGATCCGGTGCGGCGGGCCGAGGAGGCCCGGTTCCTGGACGATCCTGTGGCGGCGATCGGCGACGCCGCGTTGGAGGCGATCGGCGCGATCGGGCGCCGGCTCGACCTCGATTATGCCGGGATCGATTTTTCGATTCTGCCGGACGGGCGGGTACTCGTCTTCGAGGCCAACGCTGCGATGCTCGTGCACCCGGAGCATGAACCCGTGTTTGCGTATCGCAATCCGGCGGTGCATCGAATTCTCGATGCGTTCGCCGACATGCTGATGCAGCGCATGCAAGCCACTTCAGGCTGA